Proteins from one Amycolatopsis benzoatilytica AK 16/65 genomic window:
- a CDS encoding maleylpyruvate isomerase N-terminal domain-containing protein gives MSPELGTVDHGRLLEAFSVEAELLGEAAHSASPDSPVPTAPGWTLSDLVQHVASRYRKTLGWLREGRRPEHWQRDPLPGQPVSECYAEARAELAAELAAHDPADRAATWWPADPTHGFWRRRMLHETLVHRVDAENAAGAGDSSVPEDLAADGVDEALTLYYGHKLTVMGISGTRNGTVGFHAGDYSWTARAGPGETEAWRCSAREAGAADAVVSGSPASVYLWLWGRVPVTMVHTDGDHELSAQTWALLRLATR, from the coding sequence ATGTCGCCTGAACTCGGCACGGTCGACCACGGCCGGCTGCTCGAGGCGTTCTCGGTGGAAGCGGAGCTGCTGGGCGAGGCGGCCCACTCGGCTTCCCCCGATTCGCCGGTGCCCACCGCGCCCGGCTGGACGTTGAGCGACCTGGTCCAGCACGTCGCCAGCCGGTACCGCAAGACCTTGGGCTGGCTCCGCGAAGGCCGCCGTCCCGAACATTGGCAGCGCGATCCGTTGCCCGGCCAGCCGGTGTCGGAGTGCTACGCCGAGGCCCGTGCCGAGCTGGCCGCCGAACTCGCCGCCCACGACCCGGCCGACCGGGCCGCCACCTGGTGGCCCGCTGACCCGACCCACGGGTTCTGGCGCCGCCGAATGCTCCACGAAACCCTGGTGCACCGGGTAGATGCCGAAAACGCCGCCGGAGCAGGTGATTCGTCCGTCCCGGAGGATCTGGCCGCCGACGGTGTCGACGAAGCCCTCACTCTCTACTATGGACACAAGCTCACCGTCATGGGCATCTCCGGAACCCGAAACGGCACCGTAGGTTTCCATGCTGGCGACTACAGCTGGACAGCCCGGGCCGGCCCAGGCGAAACCGAAGCCTGGCGCTGCTCGGCCCGCGAAGCCGGCGCGGCGGACGCTGTGGTGAGTGGCTCGCCCGCCAGCGTGTACCTCTGGCTCTGGGGCCGAGTCCCGGTGACCATGGTGCACACCGACGGGGACCACGAGCTGTCCGCCCAGACCTGGGCCCTGCTGCGCTTGGCGACTCGCTGA
- a CDS encoding VOC family protein: protein MAHPVVHFEIGIRDSEKSIAFYRDLFGWDVQDAGPDYWLVSPGNGGIGGGLMRGREDIPPYVTVYVAVDDLQPSLDRVVELGGEVLVGPTPIPDMGSFALFRDPDGNVIGIIQQ from the coding sequence ATGGCTCATCCCGTCGTGCATTTCGAGATCGGTATCCGCGACAGTGAAAAGTCGATCGCTTTCTACCGGGACCTGTTCGGCTGGGACGTCCAGGACGCCGGCCCGGACTACTGGCTGGTGAGTCCCGGGAACGGTGGCATCGGCGGTGGCCTGATGCGGGGGCGCGAGGACATCCCGCCCTACGTGACCGTCTACGTCGCTGTTGACGACCTGCAGCCCAGCTTGGACCGCGTAGTCGAACTTGGCGGCGAGGTGCTCGTCGGGCCGACGCCCATCCCGGACATGGGGTCGTTCGCGCTGTTCCGGGACCCTGACGGCAACGTCATCGGAATCATCCAGCAGTAG
- a CDS encoding GNAT family N-acetyltransferase, with amino-acid sequence MRIKTDDLPETLARLTIRLADLECRILAFTRHSTPEGILDDLVLCPATGLPPHLVVDAINDEGGECLGLTETTVPDAPVATANASAANGRTSAAVRSDGYGSASHPAVSARTGGDPAVSALTGGDPAVSALTGGDESAIRPSAADLPASEAPDAQPAAASPSDYRVAMPETVAELLSSCDAAAHPADNAPADESGASAETDARVFHDAASSALVAARQAIADPDRRAQMLQQVLAADFVTLVPAVEANPGRTEGGHRAVFRFGDRQAFVARRRWAPFAGHEIVQGKAFLDVLAEAKQNLAGPVVLSRPDGAAIVLRLGTPRDVDAIGALHSRCSAKTLFSRYHTGLRTVPRRWLHRLLLPPRGSSLLAVCGRDVVGFGQLIFLGDRTAEVSLLVEDAWQRQGIGTALLARLADLAAASGITELSAVRLPSNDAMIRTARCAGLRAEPDPADSTVLRLVAADDFAVVPRTGSVSGSRTSLCPEPRAAPASSAQQ; translated from the coding sequence GTGCGGATAAAGACCGACGACCTCCCGGAAACGCTGGCCCGCCTGACAATCCGCCTGGCCGACCTGGAATGCCGAATCCTGGCCTTCACCAGACATTCGACTCCGGAAGGCATCCTGGACGACCTGGTGCTGTGCCCGGCAACCGGGCTGCCCCCGCACCTCGTAGTCGATGCCATCAACGACGAAGGCGGCGAATGCCTGGGCCTCACCGAAACCACGGTCCCGGACGCGCCGGTGGCGACTGCCAACGCATCCGCTGCGAACGGCCGCACCTCGGCCGCTGTTCGATCCGACGGCTACGGATCTGCCTCTCACCCAGCGGTGTCCGCCCGAACTGGCGGCGACCCAGCGGTGTCTGCCCTAACTGGCGGCGACCCAGCGGTGTCCGCCCTAACTGGCGGCGACGAGTCCGCCATCAGGCCATCGGCCGCCGATCTTCCCGCCAGCGAGGCCCCTGATGCCCAGCCAGCGGCGGCTTCGCCCAGCGACTACCGGGTTGCCATGCCGGAAACGGTGGCGGAGCTGCTTTCCAGCTGTGACGCTGCCGCTCACCCAGCCGACAACGCGCCCGCCGACGAGTCGGGTGCATCCGCGGAGACCGACGCTCGCGTATTCCACGACGCAGCCAGCTCCGCCCTCGTCGCCGCCCGGCAAGCGATCGCCGATCCTGATCGCCGGGCTCAGATGCTGCAGCAGGTGCTAGCGGCCGACTTCGTCACGCTCGTCCCTGCCGTCGAAGCCAACCCGGGACGCACCGAAGGCGGCCACCGCGCCGTTTTTCGCTTCGGCGACCGGCAAGCTTTCGTCGCCCGACGTCGATGGGCACCGTTCGCCGGCCATGAAATCGTCCAGGGGAAGGCATTTCTCGACGTGCTGGCCGAAGCGAAACAGAACCTGGCCGGCCCAGTCGTTCTCAGCCGACCGGACGGAGCAGCGATCGTTTTGCGGCTGGGCACGCCACGGGACGTCGACGCGATCGGCGCGCTGCACAGCCGCTGTTCGGCGAAGACGTTGTTCAGCCGCTACCACACCGGTTTGCGCACAGTGCCACGCCGATGGCTGCACCGGCTCCTCTTGCCGCCACGTGGTTCGAGTTTGCTCGCGGTGTGCGGCCGCGACGTGGTCGGCTTCGGCCAGCTGATCTTTCTGGGCGACCGGACAGCCGAGGTATCGCTTCTCGTCGAAGACGCTTGGCAGCGCCAAGGAATCGGTACCGCGTTGCTCGCCCGGCTGGCCGACCTGGCCGCGGCCAGCGGGATCACCGAACTGTCCGCGGTCCGGCTGCCCAGCAACGACGCCATGATCCGCACTGCCCGGTGCGCCGGTCTGCGGGCCGAACCGGATCCAGCCGACAGCACCGTCCTTCGGCTCGTCGCCGCCGACGACTTTGCCGTTGTTCCGCGAACCGGGTCGGTCAGCGGTTCCAGAACCAGTCTTTGCCCCGAGCCTCGCGCAGCGCCTGCTTCTTCCGCTCAGCAGTGA
- the def gene encoding peptide deformylase, which produces MAMRELRYFGDPVLKSVCDPVTTFDSKIEALVKDLLDSVQPDGRAGLAAPQIGVGLRVFSYDVGKQTGYVINPEIVHLSDETHEIGEGCLSVPELWFPTVRAKHAVVRGVDLRNEPIEVEGVDVMAQCLQHETDHLDGMLYLDRLTAERKKQALREARGKDWFWNR; this is translated from the coding sequence ATGGCGATGCGCGAGTTGCGCTACTTCGGTGACCCGGTGCTCAAGTCCGTGTGCGACCCGGTCACCACGTTCGACAGCAAGATCGAGGCGCTGGTGAAAGATCTCCTGGACAGCGTCCAGCCGGACGGTCGAGCCGGGCTCGCCGCGCCGCAGATCGGGGTCGGGCTGCGGGTATTCAGCTATGACGTCGGCAAGCAGACCGGGTACGTGATCAATCCGGAGATCGTCCACCTCTCCGACGAGACGCACGAGATCGGCGAGGGCTGCCTGTCGGTGCCGGAACTGTGGTTCCCGACCGTCCGCGCGAAGCACGCGGTCGTACGGGGCGTCGACCTGCGCAACGAGCCGATCGAGGTCGAGGGCGTCGACGTGATGGCTCAGTGCCTTCAGCACGAAACCGACCACCTCGACGGGATGCTCTACCTCGACCGGCTCACTGCTGAGCGGAAGAAGCAGGCGCTGCGCGAGGCTCGGGGCAAAGACTGGTTCTGGAACCGCTGA
- a CDS encoding ATP-dependent helicase gives MMDPVATDVLDLFSPATRSWFAGAFAAPTAAQEGAWRAAHAGQHALVVAPTGSGKTLSAFLWALDRLSVEPVPANPRERCRILYVSPLKALAVDVQRNLRAPLAGISQAARRLGLPVPEIEVGMRTGDTTAAERRSFGKTPPDVLVTTPESLFLILTSSARESLKGVETVIVDEVHAVAGGKRGAHLALSLERLDALLPKPAQRIGLSATVRPIDEVSAFLAGGRPVKVVQPKLAKTIQVRVEVPVEDMANLDGPAPSPMERLDDLTSLSQLPSEGGIGTQEEVSGAAVQRPSIWPAVEERVLELIRAHRSTIVFGNSRRLTERLTARLNELALERTGLAPGDAFPAEAVGQSGVSTGAAPVIARAHHGSMSREQRTHVEEELKSGRLPCVVATSSLELGIDMGAVDLVVQIEAPPTVASGLQRVGRAGHQVGAVSTGVMFPKFRGDLVSCAVVAERMASGAIEAVRYPRNPLDVLAQHIVAMVALEPWTVPELAALVRRAAPFSSLPDDALNAVLDMLAGRYPSEEFGELRARITWDRISGELRGRPGSQRLAVTSGGTIPDRGLFTVMTPGSEGKPGSRVGEFDEEMVYESRVGDTILLGTSSWRITDITHDRVIVVPAPGQPARMPFWKGDAAGRPLELGRALGAFVRELSTSDSAVARERAAAAGLDQRACDNLLAYLEEQKAATRHVPNDRVILLERYRDELGDWRIVLHSPFGAQVNAPWALAIAARLRENRGVDAQVAHSDDGIVLRLPDALDADGGEITIGADDVLLDPEEVEQLIVAEVGGSAVFAARFRECAARSLLLPRRDPRRRTPLWQQRQRASQLLSVAAKYERFPVVLEAMREVLQDVYDVGGLRELMADVRARKVRLVEVETPAASPFARSLLFGYVGMFLYETDAPLAERRAAALSLDSALLAELLGTEAIRELLDPEAVAEVEQSLQRLAADRHARSAEDAADLLRFLGDLSVAEAAHRGIQPEWLAELESARRAIRVRIGGEERYLAIEDAGRVRDALGVALPVGVPEAFTEPVPDPLGDLLARYARSRGPFTAAAAAVRFGLGNAVVTGVLDRLTGEGRLVRGELSPVGHPETHGVGVEYCDSAVLRRLRRASLARLRAEVEPVEPAALGRFLPAWHGIGARLRSAPTADDVLSVVEQLAGAPLPASAVESLILPSRLPGYSPALLDELTAAGEVTWAGCGSLAGGDGWLALAPSDVADLLLPEVEENPPTSPLHDAIMAALAGGALFFRQIVERVTPGLEQSPNDGDVVAALWDLVWAGLVTGDTLAPLRAQVAGHGAHKPRRQAPRGRYARMRASRPAIPARTGPPTAAGRWALTPVRETDPTRRAHARTEAFLERHGVLTRGALDAERVTGGFSGIYKVLRGMEDTGQVIRGYVVEGLGAAQFAAKGAVDRLRALSNSAPATATRADSARAVVLAAADPAQPYGAALPWPAATGDTKHRPARKAGALAVLVDGTPALYVERGGRSLLSFTEERSSLQAAASALSTAVREGWLGQLAVQRADGEHALTSELAEILREAGFRATPKGLRLRA, from the coding sequence ATGATGGATCCCGTGGCAACCGACGTCCTCGACCTCTTCTCCCCGGCGACCCGCTCCTGGTTCGCCGGCGCCTTCGCCGCCCCGACGGCTGCGCAGGAAGGGGCCTGGCGGGCCGCACACGCCGGGCAGCACGCCCTGGTCGTGGCGCCCACCGGGTCCGGCAAGACGCTGTCCGCGTTCTTGTGGGCGCTGGACCGGCTGTCGGTGGAGCCGGTCCCGGCGAATCCGCGCGAGCGGTGCCGCATCCTCTACGTCTCGCCGCTGAAGGCGCTTGCCGTCGACGTGCAGCGGAACCTGCGCGCACCGCTGGCCGGCATCTCCCAGGCCGCGCGCAGGCTCGGTCTGCCGGTGCCGGAGATCGAAGTCGGAATGCGCACCGGCGACACCACGGCGGCCGAACGCCGGTCGTTCGGGAAGACACCGCCGGACGTGCTGGTCACCACGCCGGAATCGCTGTTCCTGATCCTCACGTCCTCCGCGCGCGAATCGCTGAAGGGCGTCGAAACGGTGATCGTGGACGAGGTGCACGCGGTCGCCGGCGGCAAGCGCGGCGCGCACCTGGCGCTGTCTCTCGAACGGCTCGACGCGCTGCTGCCGAAGCCCGCCCAGCGGATCGGCCTGTCGGCCACCGTGCGGCCGATCGACGAGGTGAGCGCGTTCCTGGCCGGCGGCCGCCCGGTCAAGGTGGTGCAGCCGAAGCTCGCCAAGACCATCCAAGTGCGGGTGGAGGTGCCGGTCGAGGACATGGCGAACCTCGACGGGCCGGCACCCTCGCCGATGGAACGGCTCGACGACCTCACGTCGCTGTCGCAGTTGCCGTCGGAGGGCGGAATCGGCACTCAGGAAGAGGTGTCCGGGGCCGCGGTGCAGCGGCCGTCGATCTGGCCGGCGGTCGAAGAGCGGGTGCTGGAACTGATCCGCGCGCACCGCTCCACCATCGTGTTCGGCAACTCGCGCCGGCTCACCGAACGGCTCACCGCGCGGCTGAACGAACTGGCACTGGAACGAACCGGCCTGGCCCCGGGCGACGCGTTCCCCGCCGAGGCGGTCGGGCAGTCCGGCGTGTCCACGGGCGCGGCTCCGGTGATCGCGCGGGCGCACCACGGATCGATGTCCCGCGAGCAACGCACGCACGTCGAAGAAGAGCTGAAGTCCGGGCGGCTGCCGTGCGTGGTGGCCACGTCGTCGCTCGAGCTCGGCATCGACATGGGCGCGGTCGACCTGGTGGTGCAGATCGAAGCGCCGCCCACGGTGGCGTCCGGGCTGCAGCGCGTCGGCCGGGCCGGGCACCAGGTCGGCGCGGTGTCGACCGGCGTGATGTTCCCGAAGTTCCGCGGCGATCTGGTGTCCTGTGCGGTGGTCGCGGAGCGGATGGCGAGCGGGGCGATCGAGGCGGTGCGCTACCCGCGCAATCCGCTCGACGTGCTGGCCCAGCACATCGTCGCGATGGTGGCGCTCGAACCGTGGACGGTTCCGGAGCTGGCGGCGCTGGTCCGGCGGGCCGCCCCGTTCAGCTCGTTGCCCGACGACGCGCTCAACGCGGTGCTGGACATGCTCGCCGGCCGGTACCCGAGCGAGGAGTTCGGCGAGCTGCGCGCGCGGATCACCTGGGACCGGATCAGCGGCGAGCTGCGCGGGCGGCCGGGCTCGCAGCGGCTGGCGGTCACGTCCGGCGGCACCATCCCCGATCGCGGCCTGTTCACCGTGATGACGCCGGGCTCGGAGGGCAAGCCCGGGTCCCGGGTCGGCGAGTTCGACGAGGAAATGGTGTACGAGTCGAGGGTCGGCGACACGATCCTGCTCGGCACCTCGTCGTGGCGGATCACCGACATCACCCACGACCGGGTGATCGTCGTGCCCGCACCCGGGCAGCCGGCCCGGATGCCGTTCTGGAAGGGCGACGCCGCCGGACGGCCGCTGGAGCTGGGCAGGGCGCTCGGCGCGTTCGTCCGCGAACTGTCCACTTCGGACTCCGCGGTCGCGCGGGAACGGGCCGCCGCGGCCGGACTCGACCAGCGCGCGTGCGACAACCTGCTGGCGTACCTGGAAGAACAGAAGGCCGCGACCCGGCATGTGCCCAACGACCGGGTCATCCTGCTCGAGCGCTACCGGGACGAACTGGGCGACTGGCGCATCGTGCTGCACTCCCCGTTCGGCGCGCAGGTGAACGCGCCGTGGGCGCTGGCGATCGCCGCGCGGCTGCGGGAAAACCGCGGAGTCGACGCGCAGGTGGCGCATTCCGACGACGGCATCGTGCTGCGTCTGCCCGACGCGCTCGACGCCGACGGCGGCGAGATCACCATCGGCGCCGACGACGTCCTGCTCGACCCGGAGGAGGTCGAGCAGCTGATCGTGGCCGAGGTCGGCGGTTCCGCCGTCTTCGCCGCACGGTTCCGGGAATGCGCGGCGCGGTCCTTGCTGCTGCCGCGACGGGACCCTCGCCGGCGCACCCCGCTGTGGCAGCAACGGCAACGAGCGTCGCAGTTGTTGTCGGTGGCCGCGAAGTACGAGCGGTTCCCGGTCGTGCTGGAGGCGATGCGCGAAGTCCTGCAGGACGTCTACGACGTCGGCGGGCTGCGGGAGTTGATGGCCGACGTCCGGGCGCGCAAGGTCCGGCTGGTCGAGGTCGAGACACCGGCCGCGTCTCCGTTCGCGCGGAGCCTGCTGTTCGGCTACGTCGGGATGTTTCTGTACGAGACGGACGCACCGCTGGCCGAACGGCGGGCCGCGGCGCTGTCGCTCGATTCCGCGCTGCTGGCCGAACTGCTGGGCACCGAGGCGATCCGGGAACTGCTCGATCCCGAAGCGGTGGCGGAGGTCGAGCAGTCGCTGCAGCGGCTCGCGGCGGACCGGCACGCCCGGTCCGCCGAGGACGCGGCCGACCTGCTGCGGTTCCTCGGCGACCTGTCCGTCGCGGAGGCGGCGCACAGGGGAATCCAGCCGGAATGGCTGGCCGAACTCGAATCGGCCCGCCGCGCGATCCGGGTGCGGATCGGCGGCGAAGAACGCTATTTGGCGATCGAGGACGCCGGACGAGTCCGGGACGCGCTGGGCGTCGCGCTGCCGGTCGGCGTGCCCGAAGCCTTCACCGAACCTGTCCCGGATCCGCTGGGAGACCTGCTCGCCCGCTACGCGCGATCGCGCGGCCCGTTCACCGCGGCAGCGGCCGCCGTCCGGTTCGGGCTGGGCAACGCGGTCGTCACCGGTGTCCTCGACCGGCTCACCGGCGAGGGCAGGCTGGTGCGCGGCGAACTGAGCCCGGTCGGTCACCCGGAAACCCACGGCGTAGGCGTCGAATACTGCGACTCGGCCGTGCTGCGGCGGTTGCGGCGAGCTTCGCTCGCCCGGCTGCGCGCCGAGGTCGAACCGGTAGAACCCGCGGCACTGGGCCGTTTCCTTCCCGCGTGGCACGGAATCGGCGCACGGCTGCGGTCCGCGCCCACCGCCGACGACGTGCTGTCGGTGGTCGAACAACTGGCGGGCGCGCCGCTGCCCGCCAGCGCGGTCGAGTCGCTGATCCTGCCGAGCCGATTGCCCGGCTACTCCCCCGCGCTGCTGGACGAACTCACCGCCGCGGGCGAAGTCACCTGGGCAGGCTGCGGTTCACTCGCCGGCGGAGACGGCTGGCTGGCGCTGGCCCCGTCCGACGTCGCGGACCTGCTGTTGCCGGAGGTCGAAGAGAACCCGCCGACCAGCCCGCTGCACGACGCGATCATGGCGGCGCTGGCAGGCGGCGCACTGTTCTTCCGGCAGATCGTCGAACGCGTGACGCCCGGACTCGAACAATCGCCAAACGACGGCGACGTCGTGGCCGCGCTGTGGGATCTGGTGTGGGCCGGTCTGGTCACCGGCGACACTCTCGCCCCGCTGCGCGCACAGGTAGCCGGCCATGGCGCCCACAAACCCCGTCGGCAGGCACCGCGTGGCCGATACGCCCGGATGCGTGCGAGCCGCCCAGCCATACCCGCGCGCACCGGCCCGCCCACCGCCGCTGGCCGCTGGGCGCTCACTCCCGTTCGCGAGACCGACCCGACCCGTCGCGCTCATGCCCGCACCGAAGCATTCCTGGAACGGCATGGCGTGCTCACTCGAGGCGCCCTCGACGCCGAACGCGTAACTGGTGGGTTTTCCGGCATCTACAAGGTATTGCGCGGCATGGAGGACACCGGTCAAGTCATCCGCGGCTACGTGGTGGAGGGGCTGGGCGCGGCGCAGTTCGCCGCGAAAGGCGCAGTGGACCGGCTCCGCGCGCTGTCCAACTCCGCACCAGCAACGGCCACCCGCGCCGACAGCGCCCGCGCCGTCGTGCTCGCTGCCGCAGACCCGGCACAACCGTACGGTGCAGCCCTGCCCTGGCCCGCCGCCACCGGCGACACGAAACATCGCCCAGCGCGCAAAGCCGGAGCACTAGCAGTCCTGGTCGACGGAACCCCCGCCCTCTATGTCGAGCGCGGCGGTCGTTCTTTGCTGAGCTTCACCGAGGAACGCAGCTCGCTGCAAGCCGCCGCCTCCGCACTGTCGACCGCGGTGCGGGAAGGGTGGCTGGGCCAGCTGGCCGTCCAACGCGCCGACGGAGAGCATGCCCTGACGTCGGAACTGGCCGAGATCCTGCGGGAAGCCGGTTTCCGCGCGACCCCGAAGGGACTCCGGTTGCGAGCTTGA
- a CDS encoding Hsp70 family protein gives MRILSVDLGTSNTVAVLSAHGRPPRVVEVDGSANMPSAVFAGEDGTLMVGRDAERRARLDPTRFEPNPKRRIDEQTLLLGTDVVPVNEALAAILRRVLEETTRQLGGEQPDEVRLTHPAQWGPVRRNVLLSAARLSGIRGKVVLVPEPVAAAAHFASFPDRALAPGQALAVYDLGAGTFDVAVVGANQNGYTVLAEDGLPDLGGLDVDQALMVHVGREVSHSDPQRWQRLLRPESTADRRTRRALQEDVKAAKEALSRHPQTEVPMPEPFKDVLVTRGELEGLVRPAMLRSVELLSRTLRSAGLTPDRLAGIYLVGGSSRLPLVGSMIAEKLGVVPASLDQPETAVALGAQHVAQDGLSMRTQNVEGQVAAGAPYQPPAAPQGNYQGYAPTPQPMPAFQASPAPSNFPTYTPSEPEKKSKKKLWIGIAAAVVVVLAAGLTVFLTQGSSAKTYTADECRTPGQADSSGLTGCMRQLAGKVADSGSCAAGFGNGPAAPAKKLGTAATCAAPGRAGTQVTYVQGESAADLKQYTDGLLSSAGGDRTEADWKGNGLEGHYSSAAGQSSAVLVFTVKDRPLVGFLYQVNSGGQAAAPGALADYFEQNVQPGE, from the coding sequence GTGCGGATCCTGTCGGTGGACCTCGGGACGTCCAACACCGTTGCCGTCCTTTCCGCGCACGGTAGGCCGCCCCGCGTCGTAGAGGTGGACGGCTCGGCCAACATGCCGTCCGCCGTCTTCGCCGGCGAGGACGGCACGCTCATGGTCGGCCGCGACGCGGAGCGTCGCGCGCGGCTCGACCCGACTCGCTTCGAGCCCAACCCTAAACGGCGCATCGACGAGCAGACACTGCTGCTCGGTACCGATGTGGTGCCGGTCAACGAGGCGCTGGCCGCGATCCTGCGCCGGGTGCTCGAAGAAACCACCCGTCAGCTCGGCGGCGAACAGCCGGACGAAGTGCGGCTCACTCACCCCGCGCAGTGGGGTCCAGTGCGTCGCAACGTGCTGTTGAGCGCCGCGCGGCTCTCCGGGATCCGAGGGAAGGTCGTCCTCGTCCCGGAGCCTGTCGCGGCTGCGGCGCACTTCGCGTCCTTCCCCGACCGCGCGCTGGCCCCAGGCCAGGCTCTCGCGGTGTACGACCTTGGCGCGGGCACGTTCGACGTCGCTGTCGTCGGTGCCAACCAGAACGGCTACACCGTGCTCGCCGAGGACGGCCTGCCCGACCTCGGCGGCCTCGACGTCGACCAGGCGCTGATGGTGCACGTCGGCCGCGAAGTGTCGCACTCCGACCCGCAGCGGTGGCAGCGGCTGCTTCGCCCCGAGTCGACGGCAGACCGGCGTACGCGACGCGCGCTGCAAGAAGACGTGAAGGCGGCGAAGGAGGCACTGTCCCGGCACCCGCAGACCGAAGTGCCGATGCCGGAGCCGTTCAAGGACGTGCTCGTAACGCGCGGAGAGCTCGAGGGCTTGGTCCGTCCGGCGATGTTGCGCAGCGTGGAGCTGCTGTCGCGGACGCTGCGTTCGGCTGGGCTCACCCCGGACCGCCTCGCCGGCATCTACCTGGTCGGCGGTTCGAGCCGGTTGCCGCTGGTCGGGTCGATGATCGCGGAGAAGCTCGGTGTCGTGCCTGCGAGCCTCGACCAGCCGGAGACGGCTGTCGCGCTGGGAGCGCAGCACGTCGCCCAAGACGGGCTCTCGATGCGCACGCAGAACGTCGAAGGCCAGGTGGCGGCCGGTGCTCCGTACCAGCCTCCGGCGGCCCCTCAGGGCAACTACCAGGGGTACGCGCCGACGCCGCAGCCCATGCCGGCGTTCCAGGCTTCGCCCGCGCCGTCCAACTTCCCGACGTACACGCCTTCTGAGCCGGAGAAGAAAAGCAAGAAGAAGCTGTGGATCGGGATCGCGGCAGCGGTGGTCGTCGTGCTCGCCGCGGGGCTGACGGTGTTCCTGACGCAGGGCTCTTCGGCGAAGACGTACACCGCTGATGAGTGCCGTACACCGGGCCAGGCGGACTCTTCGGGCTTGACCGGCTGTATGCGTCAGCTGGCCGGCAAAGTCGCCGACAGCGGCAGCTGCGCGGCAGGCTTCGGCAACGGTCCGGCTGCGCCCGCGAAGAAGCTCGGAACCGCCGCTACGTGCGCCGCGCCCGGGCGCGCGGGTACTCAGGTGACGTACGTGCAGGGAGAGTCGGCAGCGGATCTGAAGCAGTACACCGACGGCCTGCTCAGCTCCGCGGGCGGCGACCGTACCGAAGCGGACTGGAAGGGCAACGGCCTCGAAGGGCACTATTCGTCGGCGGCCGGGCAGTCGTCGGCCGTTCTCGTGTTCACGGTGAAGGACCGGCCTCTCGTCGGGTTCCTCTATCAGGTGAATTCCGGCGGACAGGCAGCCGCGCCGGGAGCGCTGGCCGACTACTTCGAACAGAACGTGCAGCCGGGGGAGTGA
- a CDS encoding DUF3046 domain-containing protein, with translation MRITVFRRLMAEEFGAGRADVLAKDHVFSGLGGRTVEEALTAGMPAKEIWREVCVAFEVPPERR, from the coding sequence ATGCGTATCACGGTTTTCCGACGGCTGATGGCCGAGGAGTTCGGGGCCGGCCGGGCCGACGTCCTCGCCAAGGACCACGTGTTCAGCGGGCTCGGCGGCCGCACGGTCGAAGAGGCGTTGACCGCCGGGATGCCGGCCAAGGAGATCTGGCGCGAGGTCTGCGTGGCCTTCGAGGTGCCGCCCGAACGGCGCTGA
- the recA gene encoding recombinase RecA, whose amino-acid sequence MAAAPDKDKALELALAQIDKQYGKGSVMRLGEDSRPPISVIPTGAIALDIALGIGGLPRGRVIEVYGPESSGKTTVALHAVANAQRAGGIAAFIDAEHALDPEYAKKLGVDTDALLVSQPDTGEQALEIADMLIRSGALDILVIDSVAALVPRAEIEGEMGDSHVGLQARLMSQALRKMTGAMNNSGTTAIFINQLREKIGVMFGSPETTTGGKALKFYASVRLDVRRIETLKDGGEPVGNRTRVKVVKNKMAPPFKQAEFDILYGHGVSREGSLIDMGVDQGILRKSGAWYTYEGDQLGQGKENARKFLRDNPDIANEIEKRIKEKLGIGPQVDAEAEAVPAPVDF is encoded by the coding sequence ATGGCAGCAGCACCCGACAAGGACAAGGCGCTCGAGCTCGCCCTTGCGCAGATCGACAAGCAGTACGGCAAGGGATCGGTGATGCGCCTCGGCGAGGACAGCCGTCCGCCCATCTCGGTGATCCCCACCGGTGCGATCGCCCTGGACATCGCGCTCGGCATCGGCGGCCTGCCGCGCGGCCGGGTCATCGAGGTCTACGGCCCGGAGTCCTCCGGCAAGACCACGGTCGCCCTGCACGCGGTGGCGAACGCGCAGCGCGCCGGCGGCATCGCGGCGTTCATCGACGCGGAGCACGCGCTGGACCCGGAGTACGCCAAGAAGCTCGGCGTGGACACCGACGCGCTGCTGGTCTCCCAGCCGGACACCGGCGAGCAGGCGCTCGAGATCGCGGACATGCTGATCCGCTCCGGCGCGCTCGACATCCTGGTCATCGACTCGGTGGCCGCGCTCGTGCCGCGCGCCGAGATCGAGGGCGAGATGGGCGACTCGCACGTCGGCCTCCAGGCCCGCCTGATGAGCCAGGCGCTGCGCAAGATGACCGGTGCGATGAACAACTCCGGCACCACCGCGATCTTCATCAACCAGCTGCGCGAGAAGATCGGCGTCATGTTCGGCTCCCCGGAGACCACCACCGGTGGCAAGGCGCTGAAGTTCTACGCGTCGGTCCGGCTGGACGTGCGCCGCATCGAGACGCTCAAGGACGGCGGCGAGCCGGTCGGCAACCGGACCCGGGTCAAGGTCGTGAAGAACAAGATGGCCCCGCCCTTCAAGCAGGCCGAGTTCGACATCCTGTACGGCCACGGCGTCTCCCGCGAGGGTTCGCTCATCGACATGGGCGTCGACCAGGGCATCCTGCGCAAGTCCGGTGCCTGGTACACGTACGAGGGCGACCAGCTCGGCCAGGGCAAGGAGAACGCGCGGAAGTTCCTGCGCGACAACCCGGACATCGCCAACGAAATCGAGAAGCGCATCAAGGAGAAGCTCGGCATCGGCCCGCAGGTCGACGCCGAAGCCGAAGCGGTGCCGGCTCCGGTCGACTTCTGA